The following coding sequences lie in one Fusibacter sp. A1 genomic window:
- a CDS encoding Ig domain-containing protein: MNKAVLRKSLAYLLVAILCFSSNSYFAATVADYTWNNEIPIKYPSAETNNGKLVLFDNSHAETAGQADWVLDGAFSDFADDLVAHGYTVREYRGIDKNSDGVIRFYDDRQPENVSINEAVITYDAIKDADVFIMAEANRPFTISEYAALKQFVDAGKGIYFISDHYNADRNLNTWDSTETYNGYNRSTDAAYNMGGEYGDLRNPQDATKGWLAENFGVRFRFNAMNLIAGFSGIASPSDSEGITQDVQPILMAAGSTLAIVDGNKAKGIVYLSDTDLPTKWNNAADEGIYYGGTAEGPYVVISKPSAGKAAFIGDSSPIEDDTPKYKNQGSGSAKSTHPGYKSAGTANILSVNIVDWLSTPESYIGFDGVNHSKGINTPNPLAPSEMNQTQAEPWATPTYDPWNTDTYAFDSYGAPQGTIPVAVTGVTLNTSALTLDQGQKSILVASMLPAEATNTNVTWTSSDSNIATVVNGVVKGVSEGSAVVTATTEDGNKTATCAVTVTANVVAVVVNEGFDSVIGSSSSISSGIPAGWTVSSGVGVYTSTGNFGASSPSLKFGSTGQQIETETFTINNNATLSFWLKGNATDNLSSLLIEKYEGTTWSTVSLVSNLPAVETTLNFNVSSDTNKLRFTYTKSTGNLAIDDIKLEAASSSIAVQGVTLDVTSASLDVGQQLSLAASVLPTDASDKSVTWSSSNESVATVSSGTVTAVAEGTAVITVTTVDGGKKAACSVIVAPSAPVTLIDEGFDGVVGSSSSISSGLPTGWTTSSGMGVYTSSGNYGNSSPSIKFSSTGHSLVTPTFNLTAQGTLSLWAKGNGTDASSMLLIEKYTNNSWSTLTSLTNLPVNGTVINASVPQGVSQLRFTYTKSTGNLAIDDIKLEGTSSVIAVTGITLDKSTQSMDTGSSFTLNASLAPIEATDQSVTWSSSNSAVATVNNGLVTGISQGTAVITVTSTDGNYTATCTVTVTDPVIHVASVGLDKTNVDMIIGTTNVLVATVLPTNATDQTVIWTSSNSSVITVANGNITAVSPGTAVVTATSVDGNIASSCTINVTLPPAPTSISEGFDSVIGTKSTITSGIPADWTFSDGLGVYTSNGNYGQSAPSIKMSSAGNQITSPEFYLMGNGSVSFWIKGNGVNSASYLLVEKFDGTSWSQLDSLSSLPTTGTTVSIALDKSTSQLRFTYFKSSGNLAIDDISIQ, encoded by the coding sequence ATGAACAAGGCAGTGCTAAGGAAGAGTTTAGCGTATTTATTAGTGGCAATACTTTGCTTCAGTAGCAATTCATATTTTGCTGCTACGGTGGCAGACTATACTTGGAACAATGAGATACCAATCAAGTATCCGAGTGCTGAAACAAACAACGGTAAGTTGGTATTATTTGATAATTCACATGCAGAAACAGCCGGTCAGGCAGACTGGGTTTTAGACGGCGCATTTTCAGATTTTGCAGATGATCTTGTGGCGCATGGCTATACTGTAAGAGAATATCGCGGCATCGACAAGAACAGCGATGGTGTGATCAGATTTTATGATGATAGGCAGCCGGAAAACGTTTCGATAAATGAGGCGGTAATCACCTATGACGCGATCAAGGATGCCGATGTGTTTATCATGGCAGAGGCAAATCGCCCATTCACGATTTCAGAATACGCTGCGCTCAAGCAGTTTGTTGATGCTGGCAAAGGGATCTACTTTATTTCAGACCACTACAATGCGGATAGAAACTTAAACACTTGGGATTCAACAGAAACCTATAACGGTTACAATAGGTCTACAGACGCCGCTTACAATATGGGTGGCGAATATGGCGACCTGCGAAATCCGCAAGATGCCACAAAGGGCTGGTTGGCTGAAAACTTTGGGGTTAGATTTAGGTTCAACGCGATGAATCTTATCGCAGGTTTTAGCGGAATCGCTTCACCTTCAGATTCTGAAGGTATCACTCAAGACGTGCAACCTATTCTAATGGCTGCAGGTTCAACCCTTGCCATTGTCGATGGCAACAAGGCAAAAGGTATCGTTTATCTTTCGGATACGGATTTACCGACCAAATGGAACAATGCTGCTGATGAGGGCATCTACTACGGCGGTACTGCTGAAGGACCTTATGTTGTAATTTCAAAACCAAGCGCCGGAAAGGCCGCGTTTATAGGTGATTCATCACCGATTGAGGATGATACTCCAAAATACAAAAATCAAGGTTCTGGAAGTGCAAAATCAACTCATCCGGGTTACAAAAGCGCTGGAACTGCAAATATTCTTTCTGTGAACATCGTGGACTGGTTATCGACGCCAGAGAGCTATATCGGCTTTGACGGTGTCAACCATTCAAAAGGCATCAACACACCAAATCCACTCGCACCTTCTGAAATGAACCAGACTCAGGCGGAACCATGGGCGACACCTACTTACGACCCCTGGAATACAGATACCTATGCATTTGATTCTTATGGCGCGCCTCAAGGAACCATACCAGTCGCTGTGACGGGCGTGACTCTAAACACGAGCGCCTTGACACTTGACCAAGGTCAAAAGAGCATTTTAGTTGCCAGTATGCTTCCAGCAGAAGCGACCAACACAAACGTTACTTGGACCAGTAGCGATTCAAACATAGCGACTGTTGTGAATGGAGTTGTGAAGGGTGTTTCTGAAGGGTCCGCAGTAGTGACGGCAACCACAGAGGATGGCAATAAAACTGCAACTTGCGCCGTTACAGTAACAGCGAATGTCGTTGCGGTAGTAGTCAATGAGGGCTTTGACAGCGTGATAGGGTCAAGTTCTAGCATTTCGTCGGGAATTCCTGCAGGTTGGACAGTCTCATCAGGTGTCGGCGTCTATACATCAACAGGGAACTTTGGCGCCTCATCACCCTCTTTGAAATTTGGTTCTACAGGTCAACAGATAGAAACAGAAACATTTACTATCAATAACAACGCGACCTTGTCATTCTGGTTAAAGGGTAATGCAACAGATAACCTATCCAGCTTATTGATTGAAAAATATGAAGGCACTACTTGGAGCACGGTTTCACTTGTATCAAACTTACCAGCAGTAGAAACTACTTTGAACTTCAACGTTTCAAGTGATACAAATAAGTTAAGGTTCACCTATACAAAAAGCACAGGAAACCTGGCTATCGATGACATCAAACTAGAAGCCGCAAGCTCGTCTATCGCAGTGCAAGGTGTGACGCTAGATGTAACCAGTGCATCGCTAGATGTCGGCCAGCAGCTTTCACTGGCAGCTTCGGTCTTACCGACAGACGCATCTGATAAATCAGTCACGTGGAGTTCAAGCAATGAGAGTGTTGCGACAGTAAGTTCGGGAACAGTGACAGCAGTTGCTGAAGGTACTGCCGTGATAACAGTTACGACAGTAGATGGCGGTAAAAAGGCAGCCTGTTCTGTAATAGTCGCTCCATCAGCACCGGTTACGCTAATTGATGAAGGATTTGACGGAGTCGTTGGATCTAGTTCGTCAATATCCTCCGGACTTCCTACAGGATGGACAACAAGTTCTGGCATGGGGGTTTATACAAGCTCAGGCAACTACGGAAACTCGTCTCCATCCATCAAGTTCTCGAGCACAGGTCACTCGTTAGTGACACCGACATTCAATTTAACGGCTCAGGGTACTTTGTCGTTATGGGCAAAAGGAAATGGAACAGATGCTTCTTCTATGCTTCTGATTGAAAAATATACGAACAACTCATGGAGTACACTGACAAGTCTTACTAACTTGCCTGTAAACGGCACGGTTATAAACGCTTCTGTACCACAAGGTGTCAGCCAGTTAAGATTTACTTATACAAAAAGCACAGGCAATTTAGCAATCGATGACATTAAACTGGAAGGTACAAGTTCTGTCATCGCAGTAACCGGTATCACACTGGATAAGTCAACTCAGTCGATGGATACAGGAAGCAGCTTTACGTTAAACGCATCGCTTGCGCCTATAGAAGCTACCGATCAGTCTGTGACATGGTCAAGCAGCAACAGCGCTGTAGCTACGGTTAATAACGGTCTTGTTACCGGCATCAGCCAAGGTACAGCGGTCATAACTGTGACATCCACTGACGGAAATTATACAGCGACATGTACAGTGACAGTGACAGATCCTGTGATTCATGTGGCGAGTGTCGGACTTGATAAGACAAACGTTGACATGATCATCGGTACGACGAATGTTTTAGTGGCGACGGTTCTACCAACCAATGCGACAGATCAGACGGTAATTTGGACTAGTAGCAATTCAAGTGTAATCACAGTAGCAAATGGAAACATCACAGCTGTTTCTCCGGGCACGGCAGTGGTTACGGCTACATCGGTGGATGGCAATATCGCTTCAAGCTGCACAATCAATGTGACGCTTCCTCCGGCACCGACTTCAATAAGTGAAGGTTTTGACAGTGTGATAGGAACAAAATCGACAATCACATCTGGTATTCCTGCTGATTGGACATTTTCTGATGGTTTAGGTGTATACACCTCAAATGGAAACTACGGTCAATCCGCACCATCGATTAAGATGAGCTCTGCCGGAAATCAGATCACTAGCCCTGAGTTTTACCTGATGGGTAACGGATCAGTGAGCTTCTGGATAAAAGGTAACGGTGTAAACAGTGCTTCTTACCTGTTGGTTGAAAAGTTTGATGGCACAAGCTGGTCACAGCTTGATAGCCTATCTTCATTACCGACAACTGGCACAACTGTTTCGATTGCACTTGATAAAAGCACATCTCAACTAAGATTTACTTATTTTAAGAGCAGTGGAAATCTTGCTATTGACGATATTAGTATTCAGTAG
- a CDS encoding S-layer homology domain-containing protein: MKIKFKRHLSMLLAFLLVFGTVIVPMPTFALDAANHVIISQVYGGGGGTNAPYTNDFIELYNPTASAVDLTGWSVQYASSTGAFSGITELTGTIDAGAHYLIQEGSASSTGAPLPTPNVIGTIGMSQSKGKIALAKNNENVTGKDDTDVVDYVGYGSATEFEGSSAAPAPSSTNAIVRIAEGLDTDDNGADFEVTTPNPRTGTPSAETKCATPTASIGTATINPDTEITFSSSTENAVIQYNTVSADEVNWTTGSSIRVTVDSTYYVRASKEGISNSDVATFTYTVNASNPSSIADVKAMDVGTENVKTKGVVSYIKGTSVYIQDNSGAMCLYLTASASGLKVGDEIIAIGKRAVYYNLIQLSGVNESVITIVSSGNEVPDLGTATIAQLIATPEGKTAGYDHMCEIIGLEGVTLTDTSTLTQGESSIKIYPSVDLSSFVGIVAGDVINAKVRMYAYKDTLEVEIVDMSKVGSEDKLLIISTPESGIVENGTLITLKSNKDNAVIYYTVDGSQPTTGSAIYVDGVAINGSAGDVITLKALATSEGIANSDVLTSEYTIKDPNAILTIKDVLSLPSGSKDIMVTGQIVYFATGYGNPIIQSVVDGETYSLYVYGAAPEGAKIGDVIKMKGSYTVYNGLPELTSVLSSEIISSETPIAAQEVTISELTKDGLTMLGRFIKIKDVTLGEYKSSGSTVITDSTGSINIYKATSYPVQVEANDVVDVYAMVACYKTSVQLYVGTKEANGFNIYDVVNDTKNPVVTLNESYLDARPNTDYTIAISAEDNKGIQDVKVNYVIGDTMVKDKVMTYDETTRSYKYVVAGSEITAQAVDIVFTFVATDVTGLQTNAECTILVDNKPHIIAVTPERNGSTGEDKSPLVSATLENAGANPTVKLTLKKGEEILIDNLTMQTTVQDVTYSTPTQSLVDGNYSATVTVTREDGQSASFTWTFTVGTPRFMPYFGQLHGHTAQYSDGSGTLTDGLNYLANIPSADNVDFVSFTDHSNYFDSTSASNPAEALNDKTLMTSSSLELWNSYVSTMDTFNESHAGSVLAFPGFEMTWSGGPGHINTFNSVGLISRNNKTLNNKTGDEGMKAYYESLIQNTDPLANLSQFNHPGTTFGTFSDFAYWSPAYDNKMVAIEVGNGEGAIGSGGYFPSYSEYTKALDKGWHVAPTNNQDNHKGRWGNANTARTVIITDQLSKQGLLEGLKNMSLYTTEDKNLNISYSVNDQMMGSVIGVIPETALQFVVKVDDPDSDDVISKVEIVSNGGRVVASKAFDSNAVDWNFELPSIQGYYYARVTEADKNIAVTAPVWIGQAPLVGISSFETTTKLPVTGEAINFTTTLFNNETETVTVKSIEYKQGEQVLGSEALNNEIVSTGTLKHTFEFTPTEANTTKLTVTAVVLVNGQEKTFTQDLELNVRDAQKLVYVGIDASHNNEYVSGNYKDSMGNFADMAVNSDVRVVELATSEELIAAAQNPKFEMLILTPPTRRNGNAFLIGFKSYSDEEIAAIKAFAQTGKAVIITGWGDYYESYSKYSDGTEFTLPADEQMSAQQNKLLAALGSNLRVSDDEVKDNINNGGQPQRLYLTEYNLNNEFVKTVIPAEQVYSCYGGSTIYAIGEDGLPSATLPSVISPMVYGFETSYSSDDDKDGTTGIEGVSVPKYSDKYMVAASEKVTYENGNTATVIVAGSAFMSNFEIQVAMDSYATPAYSNFTILESIVNSVNEVEISAISAVHAAEEGEIFTIQGTVTSNASGYDKDTAFFDCIYVQDGTAGINAFPVAGDVRAGQTVQITGKSSSYNGERQIAVQKITIIDSEINPLPSPIVETTEEASNGNSLGSLVKVSGEITSIEYSNNVVESIYVKDSTDKVCRVFIDGYITKDKSIDNLAVGSNITATGLSSIDTMGPRVRVRDRGDIVCTIAEKDKDKDKDKDKDKKEKNNPKKSDDTVINTPQVPEGSAVVKSITVAQTVKVNGKITATVEAASAAQLLDEVKLAEASGGKAVLEFKVDTTTEDNNVEVVIPKDSFNQIATESNVKVKFNTGLGSIQFAGEAIKSINSEAADADITVGIAKIDTKTLSSNVQKKVGDRPVYDFAVTAGEKQITSFGKGAVLISLPYTLKANEKKHSIVVYYVDEDGKLTKIKGNYNEETKSIDFVTSHFSTYMIGYDQKQFEDVTESNWYYNAVSYVAARDIANGTSGSTFSPDANITRGQFIVMTLRAFGIEADVNMTENFSDAGDTYYTGYLATAKRLGISNGIGKNMYAPDAAISRQDLITMLYKTLLVANELPETASEKNLGDFLDTDMIASYAKEAMRICVEAGVVSGNNEKLNPKGLATRAEMAQLLENLLTIK, encoded by the coding sequence ATGAAAATTAAGTTTAAAAGGCATTTAAGTATGCTTCTGGCTTTTTTGTTGGTTTTTGGTACAGTAATCGTACCTATGCCGACTTTTGCGCTAGATGCGGCAAATCATGTGATCATTAGTCAAGTCTACGGTGGCGGTGGTGGAACCAATGCGCCATATACTAATGATTTTATCGAGCTTTATAATCCAACCGCTTCAGCGGTTGATCTGACTGGATGGTCAGTGCAATATGCCAGCTCAACTGGGGCCTTTTCAGGGATCACAGAACTGACAGGTACCATTGATGCAGGTGCACATTACCTGATTCAGGAAGGTAGCGCATCATCAACCGGTGCTCCACTACCGACACCTAATGTGATTGGAACTATTGGAATGAGCCAATCAAAAGGGAAAATTGCTCTGGCAAAGAATAACGAAAATGTTACAGGAAAAGACGATACGGACGTTGTAGATTATGTGGGATACGGTTCTGCGACTGAGTTCGAAGGATCTAGCGCCGCTCCTGCACCATCTAGTACTAATGCCATCGTAAGAATTGCTGAAGGTCTTGATACGGATGACAATGGAGCGGATTTTGAGGTAACTACTCCTAATCCTAGAACTGGAACTCCAAGTGCAGAAACTAAATGCGCCACTCCTACTGCAAGTATTGGAACAGCGACAATAAATCCGGACACTGAGATAACGTTTTCAAGCAGTACAGAAAATGCTGTTATCCAGTACAACACGGTTTCAGCTGACGAGGTGAACTGGACTACTGGCTCATCTATCAGAGTCACTGTCGATTCAACTTACTATGTTCGCGCATCGAAGGAAGGAATTTCAAATAGTGATGTAGCTACATTCACGTACACTGTGAATGCCTCTAATCCATCATCAATAGCTGATGTAAAAGCTATGGATGTAGGAACTGAAAACGTAAAGACAAAAGGGGTTGTTTCTTATATCAAAGGAACAAGCGTTTATATACAAGACAACTCAGGAGCGATGTGCCTGTATCTTACAGCAAGTGCCTCTGGATTGAAGGTTGGTGATGAAATCATCGCCATTGGAAAAAGAGCAGTTTATTACAACCTGATTCAATTATCTGGGGTGAATGAATCTGTGATAACCATTGTATCGTCAGGTAATGAAGTCCCTGATCTTGGTACTGCTACGATAGCTCAACTGATTGCCACGCCAGAAGGTAAAACCGCAGGTTATGACCACATGTGTGAAATCATCGGTCTTGAGGGTGTTACACTGACAGATACATCAACACTTACTCAAGGTGAGTCATCTATTAAGATTTATCCTTCTGTTGATTTGTCTTCTTTTGTTGGCATTGTAGCGGGTGACGTAATCAACGCTAAAGTTCGTATGTATGCTTACAAAGACACATTGGAAGTAGAAATCGTTGATATGAGCAAGGTTGGAAGTGAGGATAAGCTGCTTATCATCTCTACACCCGAATCGGGAATCGTTGAAAACGGTACACTTATTACTCTCAAGAGCAATAAAGACAACGCAGTTATTTATTATACTGTAGACGGAAGTCAACCGACAACTGGTAGTGCTATCTATGTAGACGGAGTTGCAATCAACGGCTCTGCGGGTGATGTGATCACGTTGAAGGCGCTTGCGACATCTGAAGGCATTGCTAACAGTGATGTACTGACCTCGGAATATACGATCAAAGACCCTAATGCTATACTTACTATTAAAGATGTACTGAGTCTGCCAAGCGGGTCTAAGGATATCATGGTTACAGGGCAGATTGTTTATTTTGCTACAGGTTATGGCAATCCAATTATCCAGTCTGTCGTAGACGGTGAAACTTATTCACTATATGTTTATGGTGCCGCTCCAGAAGGTGCGAAAATTGGTGATGTGATCAAGATGAAAGGAAGCTATACGGTATATAACGGATTACCTGAACTTACCAGCGTCCTATCATCAGAAATAATCTCATCGGAAACACCGATAGCTGCTCAAGAAGTCACAATCAGTGAACTTACTAAAGATGGTCTTACCATGCTTGGCAGATTTATAAAAATCAAAGATGTCACACTTGGTGAATACAAGTCTTCTGGATCTACTGTGATCACAGACTCGACAGGTTCTATCAACATATATAAGGCAACTAGCTATCCTGTACAGGTTGAGGCCAATGACGTTGTTGACGTCTATGCCATGGTCGCATGCTACAAGACTTCTGTACAACTATATGTGGGAACAAAAGAAGCCAATGGATTTAATATCTACGATGTGGTGAACGATACAAAAAATCCAGTAGTTACCTTAAACGAAAGCTACCTTGATGCAAGACCAAACACTGATTACACAATTGCAATCAGTGCTGAAGACAACAAAGGCATTCAAGATGTGAAAGTCAATTATGTAATTGGCGATACTATGGTGAAGGATAAGGTGATGACGTATGATGAGACTACAAGATCTTATAAGTACGTAGTAGCTGGTAGTGAAATCACTGCTCAAGCCGTAGACATCGTATTTACTTTTGTCGCTACAGACGTTACAGGGCTTCAGACTAACGCCGAATGTACTATCCTAGTTGACAACAAACCTCATATCATCGCTGTGACACCTGAAAGAAATGGTAGCACAGGAGAAGATAAGTCACCTTTGGTCTCTGCGACACTTGAAAATGCAGGAGCAAATCCTACTGTCAAATTGACGCTTAAAAAAGGTGAGGAAATACTGATTGACAACCTCACGATGCAAACAACTGTTCAGGATGTCACTTATAGCACTCCGACCCAATCACTTGTGGACGGGAACTATAGCGCTACAGTAACTGTTACTAGAGAGGATGGACAAAGTGCATCGTTTACTTGGACGTTCACTGTAGGAACTCCTCGGTTTATGCCATACTTCGGTCAATTACATGGACATACCGCTCAGTACTCGGACGGTTCTGGTACACTTACCGACGGTCTGAATTATTTAGCAAATATTCCATCAGCAGATAATGTTGATTTCGTATCCTTTACAGATCATTCGAATTATTTTGATTCCACTTCAGCATCAAACCCTGCTGAAGCGCTGAATGACAAAACGTTGATGACTTCATCAAGTCTTGAATTATGGAACTCGTATGTTTCTACAATGGACACATTTAACGAAAGTCATGCGGGATCAGTACTTGCGTTCCCAGGTTTCGAAATGACTTGGTCAGGCGGACCTGGACATATCAACACGTTCAACTCTGTCGGTCTTATAAGTAGAAACAACAAAACGCTTAACAATAAAACCGGCGATGAAGGTATGAAAGCATATTATGAATCATTGATTCAAAATACTGATCCACTTGCGAACTTATCGCAGTTCAATCATCCTGGTACTACCTTCGGAACTTTTTCTGACTTTGCGTATTGGTCACCAGCCTATGATAACAAGATGGTTGCTATCGAGGTAGGTAACGGTGAAGGAGCGATTGGATCTGGCGGTTACTTCCCAAGTTACAGCGAATATACGAAAGCTCTTGATAAAGGATGGCATGTCGCTCCTACCAACAACCAAGATAACCATAAAGGTCGTTGGGGAAATGCCAATACGGCTCGTACTGTCATCATCACAGATCAGCTGAGCAAACAAGGTTTGCTTGAAGGTCTAAAGAATATGTCTTTATATACAACTGAAGACAAGAATCTTAACATCAGCTATTCAGTCAACGACCAAATGATGGGAAGCGTTATCGGAGTGATTCCAGAGACGGCACTTCAATTTGTGGTCAAAGTGGATGATCCTGATAGTGATGATGTGATCTCTAAAGTAGAAATCGTCTCAAACGGTGGACGTGTTGTTGCAAGTAAAGCATTTGACAGCAATGCTGTTGATTGGAATTTTGAACTTCCTTCAATACAAGGTTATTACTATGCGAGAGTAACAGAAGCCGATAAAAATATCGCTGTAACCGCACCAGTGTGGATAGGGCAAGCGCCACTTGTTGGAATCAGCTCGTTTGAAACTACAACTAAACTACCGGTTACAGGTGAAGCAATCAACTTTACGACAACACTGTTTAATAATGAAACAGAAACAGTAACTGTAAAGTCGATTGAGTACAAGCAAGGAGAACAAGTTTTAGGTTCTGAAGCATTGAACAATGAAATTGTTTCAACGGGCACATTGAAACATACTTTCGAATTTACTCCGACTGAAGCAAACACAACTAAATTGACAGTAACAGCGGTTGTTTTAGTAAATGGGCAGGAAAAAACATTTACTCAAGATTTGGAACTCAATGTACGTGATGCTCAAAAACTTGTTTATGTAGGTATTGATGCAAGCCATAACAATGAATATGTAAGTGGTAATTATAAGGACAGTATGGGTAACTTTGCTGACATGGCAGTAAACTCAGATGTTCGTGTTGTTGAACTAGCAACAAGCGAAGAACTTATTGCAGCAGCACAAAATCCTAAGTTCGAGATGCTTATCTTGACACCTCCTACGCGACGTAACGGTAATGCTTTCCTGATTGGATTCAAGAGTTACTCGGATGAGGAAATCGCTGCGATCAAAGCATTTGCGCAAACCGGTAAAGCAGTGATCATCACTGGCTGGGGCGACTACTATGAAAGTTATAGCAAATACTCGGATGGTACTGAGTTCACATTACCAGCCGATGAGCAAATGTCAGCTCAACAGAATAAATTGCTTGCGGCACTGGGGTCAAATCTAAGAGTGTCAGATGATGAAGTGAAGGACAATATCAATAATGGTGGACAACCGCAACGTCTTTATCTGACAGAATACAATTTGAACAATGAATTTGTGAAGACTGTAATTCCAGCAGAACAGGTATATTCTTGTTACGGTGGTTCAACAATCTATGCGATCGGTGAAGATGGTTTGCCTAGCGCGACATTACCTTCTGTGATCAGTCCTATGGTATACGGATTTGAAACAAGCTATTCATCTGATGATGATAAAGACGGCACTACAGGTATTGAAGGAGTCAGCGTACCTAAATACTCAGATAAGTATATGGTTGCGGCTTCAGAAAAAGTAACTTACGAAAACGGAAATACTGCTACAGTAATTGTCGCAGGATCTGCGTTTATGAGTAATTTTGAAATTCAAGTTGCAATGGATAGTTATGCGACTCCTGCTTACAGTAATTTTACTATCTTAGAAAGCATAGTGAATTCTGTTAATGAAGTTGAAATTTCAGCCATATCAGCTGTACATGCTGCAGAAGAAGGAGAAATATTCACTATTCAAGGTACTGTGACATCAAATGCTTCTGGTTATGACAAGGATACAGCATTCTTTGATTGTATCTATGTACAAGATGGCACTGCAGGAATCAATGCATTCCCTGTTGCAGGTGATGTTAGAGCAGGTCAGACTGTTCAAATAACAGGTAAGTCAAGCTCATACAATGGAGAGCGTCAAATCGCTGTTCAAAAGATTACAATAATTGATTCAGAGATAAACCCATTACCATCGCCAATTGTAGAAACTACAGAAGAGGCATCAAATGGTAACAGTTTGGGAAGTCTTGTCAAGGTATCTGGTGAAATCACAAGCATTGAATACTCTAATAATGTTGTGGAAAGTATTTATGTAAAAGATAGCACAGATAAAGTCTGTCGTGTATTCATCGACGGTTATATCACAAAGGACAAATCCATTGATAACTTAGCAGTTGGATCAAACATAACAGCTACTGGATTGTCTTCAATTGATACCATGGGACCACGAGTAAGGGTTCGTGACCGAGGCGATATTGTATGTACTATAGCTGAGAAGGATAAAGATAAAGACAAGGACAAGGACAAGGACAAAAAGGAAAAGAACAATCCTAAAAAATCGGATGATACAGTAATCAATACTCCACAAGTACCTGAAGGCTCAGCAGTTGTAAAATCAATTACTGTTGCTCAGACGGTCAAAGTGAACGGTAAGATAACAGCAACAGTAGAAGCAGCTAGTGCGGCTCAATTACTGGATGAAGTGAAGCTTGCAGAAGCCAGCGGTGGAAAAGCAGTACTTGAGTTCAAAGTAGATACAACTACTGAAGATAATAATGTGGAAGTGGTTATACCAAAGGATTCATTCAATCAAATCGCGACAGAATCAAATGTCAAAGTCAAGTTCAACACTGGATTAGGCAGTATTCAATTTGCAGGTGAAGCAATCAAGTCGATTAATTCAGAAGCAGCAGATGCAGACATCACAGTCGGTATCGCAAAAATTGACACTAAGACACTTTCGAGCAATGTACAAAAGAAAGTTGGCGACAGACCAGTCTACGATTTCGCTGTAACAGCTGGTGAGAAGCAGATCACATCCTTTGGAAAAGGTGCTGTTCTGATCAGTTTGCCATACACGTTGAAAGCTAATGAAAAGAAACATTCAATCGTTGTCTACTATGTGGATGAGGATGGAAAACTTACTAAAATCAAAGGAAACTACAATGAAGAGACAAAGAGCATTGACTTTGTAACTTCTCACTTCTCAACTTACATGATCGGATACGATCAGAAACAGTTTGAAGATGTTACAGAATCCAACTGGTATTACAATGCAGTTTCTTATGTCGCAGCACGCGATATAGCAAATGGTACAAGTGGATCGACGTTCAGTCCGGATGCTAATATCACAAGAGGTCAGTTTATTGTCATGACTTTGAGAGCATTTGGAATCGAAGCGGATGTCAATATGACAGAGAACTTCTCAGATGCGGGAGATACTTATTATACAGGTTACCTAGCGACAGCTAAACGTCTTGGCATCTCTAACGGAATCGGTAAGAATATGTATGCTCCAGATGCTGCAATCAGCAGACAGGATCTGATTACAATGCTTTACAAGACACTTTTAGTAGCAAATGAGTTACCAGAAACAGCATCTGAAAAGAATTTAGGTGACTTCTTAGATACAGATATGATTGCTTCTTATGCCAAAGAAGCGATGAGAATCTGCGTTGAAGCTGGAGTTGTTTCAGGAAACAACGAAAAGTTGAATCCAAAAGGTTTGGCGACTCGTGCTGAAATGGCGCAACTATTGGAGAATCTACTTACCATCAAGTAG
- a CDS encoding dihydrofolate reductase family protein, translating to MSNKRKLILFIATSLDGYIATEKDSLEWLFKIEGEGDNGYSEFYNTVDTILMGRRTYDWIMDMEKGNFPYKNKKCYVFSKSTCEKNEHVEFINSDIVEFTNRIKESEGQNIWIVGGGNLLQFFIKERLVDEFIITIAPTIIGRGIPLFKEFDFETELKLKGMRQFNQFAELHYELKKTND from the coding sequence ATGTCAAATAAAAGAAAATTAATCCTATTCATTGCCACAAGTTTGGACGGGTATATTGCGACAGAAAAGGATTCTTTGGAGTGGTTATTTAAAATAGAGGGTGAAGGAGATAACGGTTACTCCGAATTTTACAATACTGTCGATACTATTTTGATGGGCAGAAGAACATATGACTGGATAATGGATATGGAAAAAGGAAATTTTCCTTATAAAAATAAAAAATGTTATGTGTTTTCGAAATCAACATGTGAGAAAAACGAGCATGTGGAATTTATTAATAGTGACATAGTTGAATTTACAAATAGAATAAAGGAGTCAGAGGGACAAAACATATGGATTGTTGGTGGCGGAAATCTTCTTCAGTTCTTTATTAAGGAAAGATTAGTCGATGAGTTTATTATTACTATAGCACCAACTATAATAGGTCGTGGGATACCGCTATTCAAAGAGTTTGATTTTGAAACGGAGTTGAAGTTAAAGGGTATGAGGCAGTTCAATCAATTTGCTGAACTTCATTATGAACTTAAGAAAACAAACGATTAA